One genomic segment of Mus pahari chromosome 4, PAHARI_EIJ_v1.1, whole genome shotgun sequence includes these proteins:
- the Rpl22l1 gene encoding 60S ribosomal protein L22-like 1 isoform X1, whose product MAPQKDKKPKKSTWRFHLDLTHPVEDGIFDSGNFEQFLREKVKVNGKTGNLGNVVHIERLKNKITVVSEKQFSKRYLKYLTKKYLKKNNLRDWLRVVASDKETYELRYFQISQDEDGSESED is encoded by the exons ATGGCGCCG CAGAAAGACAAGAAGCCTAAGAAGTCCACCTGGAGGTTTCATTTGGACCTTACTCATCCAGTAGAAGATGGAATTTTTGACTCTGGAAATTTT GAACAGTTTCTACGGGAGAAGGTTAAAGTCAATGGAAAAACTGGAAATCTTGGAAATGTTGTTCACATTGAACGCCTGAAGAATAAAATCACAGTTGTTTCTGAGAAACAGTTCTCCAAAAG GTATTTGAAATATCTTACCAAGAAATACCTTAAGAAGAATAATCTCCGTGATTGGCTTCGTGTGGTCGCATCTGACAAGGAGACTTACGAACTTCGTTATTTCCAGATTAGTCAAGATGAAGATGGTTCAGAGTCTGAGGACTAA
- the Rpl22l1 gene encoding 60S ribosomal protein L22-like 1 isoform X2 codes for MAPKDKKPKKSTWRFHLDLTHPVEDGIFDSGNFEQFLREKVKVNGKTGNLGNVVHIERLKNKITVVSEKQFSKRYLKYLTKKYLKKNNLRDWLRVVASDKETYELRYFQISQDEDGSESED; via the exons ATGGCGCCG AAAGACAAGAAGCCTAAGAAGTCCACCTGGAGGTTTCATTTGGACCTTACTCATCCAGTAGAAGATGGAATTTTTGACTCTGGAAATTTT GAACAGTTTCTACGGGAGAAGGTTAAAGTCAATGGAAAAACTGGAAATCTTGGAAATGTTGTTCACATTGAACGCCTGAAGAATAAAATCACAGTTGTTTCTGAGAAACAGTTCTCCAAAAG GTATTTGAAATATCTTACCAAGAAATACCTTAAGAAGAATAATCTCCGTGATTGGCTTCGTGTGGTCGCATCTGACAAGGAGACTTACGAACTTCGTTATTTCCAGATTAGTCAAGATGAAGATGGTTCAGAGTCTGAGGACTAA